The Micromonospora sp. NBC_00421 genome contains a region encoding:
- a CDS encoding YggT family protein codes for MLSIVFQLLYLILYLFLIVLLARFVLSAVLQYGRRWQPGRGASAGLESVWSVTDPPLKALRRVIPPLRIGTVSIDLASLVLLVILFVLMRFVLDPLIRNFS; via the coding sequence GTGTTGTCGATCGTGTTCCAACTTCTGTACCTGATTTTGTACCTCTTCCTTATTGTGTTGTTGGCCCGATTCGTTCTCAGTGCCGTCCTCCAGTACGGTCGTCGGTGGCAACCGGGGCGTGGCGCGTCCGCCGGGCTCGAGTCCGTGTGGAGCGTCACTGATCCGCCTCTCAAGGCGTTGAGGCGGGTGATCCCCCCACTGCGAATTGGTACCGTGAGCATCGACCTGGCCTCCCTTGTGCTCCTGGTTATCCTGTTCGTGCTGATGAGGTTTGTGTTAGATCCGCTGATCAGGAACTTCTCCTGA
- a CDS encoding DUF167 domain-containing protein — MPTDDTLTVAVRVKPGASRPRVGGCFAGPHGPALVIAVTAPAVDGRATEAARRALAGALGVRPAVVALRTGATSRDKLFLVDRPTPGLVELLRRLRDGTDG; from the coding sequence ATGCCCACGGACGACACGTTGACCGTCGCGGTACGGGTCAAGCCCGGTGCGTCCCGGCCCCGGGTCGGCGGCTGCTTCGCCGGTCCGCACGGTCCGGCCCTGGTGATCGCGGTGACCGCCCCGGCGGTGGACGGTCGGGCCACCGAGGCGGCCCGTCGGGCGCTGGCCGGGGCGCTGGGTGTCCGCCCGGCGGTGGTGGCGCTGCGTACCGGGGCGACGAGCCGGGACAAACTCTTCCTGGTCGACCGTCCGACGCCCGGCCTGGTCGAGTTGCTGCGCCGGCTGCGCGACGGAACGGACGGGTGA
- the lspA gene encoding signal peptidase II, whose protein sequence is MTTATTAGSGTTEPGGGTPRRRAVVVLVSIASVALLTDLLTKHLALQLLDDRGPVRLLGGAVYLTLTRNSGAAWSIGAGHTWVFPLITIGVVGWIGWMALRLRSLPWAVSLGLVLGGALGNLTDRIFRAPGHFVGHVVDMVSLFDPYGQVWPVFNLADSCLVAGVLLAVLLELTGRQRDGRRVGGRGDEVSAGSTSGGGPVAAGSDPTDVEPRERA, encoded by the coding sequence ATGACCACAGCAACGACCGCCGGATCCGGCACCACCGAGCCGGGTGGCGGCACGCCCCGCCGCAGGGCGGTCGTGGTCCTCGTCAGCATCGCGTCGGTCGCGCTGCTGACGGATCTGCTCACCAAGCACCTCGCCCTGCAACTGCTCGACGACCGGGGGCCGGTCCGCCTGCTCGGCGGGGCGGTCTACCTCACCCTCACCCGCAACAGCGGGGCGGCGTGGAGCATCGGCGCCGGCCACACCTGGGTGTTCCCGCTGATCACCATCGGGGTGGTCGGCTGGATCGGCTGGATGGCGCTGCGGTTGCGCTCGCTGCCCTGGGCGGTCTCCCTCGGCCTGGTGCTGGGTGGCGCGCTGGGCAACCTCACCGACCGGATCTTCCGGGCCCCCGGCCACTTCGTCGGTCACGTGGTGGACATGGTCAGCCTCTTCGACCCGTACGGCCAGGTGTGGCCGGTGTTCAACCTGGCCGACAGCTGCCTGGTCGCCGGGGTGCTGCTGGCCGTGCTGCTGGAACTGACCGGTCGCCAGCGCGACGGGCGGCGGGTCGGCGGCAGGGGTGACGAGGTGTCCGCCGGGTCGACGTCCGGCGGCGGCCCGGTCGCCGCCGGGTCGGACCCGACCGATGTCGAGCCGAGGGAGCGGGCATGA
- a CDS encoding YggS family pyridoxal phosphate-dependent enzyme, with translation MTGRPDPVRPERRAELAAGLAVVRTRIADACVAAGRDPAEVTMIAVTKTYPAGDAVALAGLGVGDLGENRDQEAAPKAAEVAAAGVTPRWHFIGQLQRNKARSVVRYADVVHSVDSVRLARALATAAESGRDRPLEALVQVSIDGDPDRGGALPGSADPDRGLDPVAGALAGAGALRLAGLMAVAPLGWEPERAFARLAEVAAAFRARHPAATVLSAGMSGDLEVAIGYGATHVRVGSALLGMRSTLR, from the coding sequence ATGACCGGTCGACCCGACCCGGTGCGTCCGGAGCGCCGTGCCGAGTTGGCGGCCGGGCTGGCCGTGGTGCGTACCCGGATCGCCGACGCCTGCGTCGCCGCCGGCCGGGATCCGGCCGAGGTGACCATGATCGCGGTGACCAAGACCTACCCGGCGGGTGACGCGGTCGCGCTGGCCGGGCTCGGCGTCGGTGACCTGGGGGAGAACCGGGACCAGGAGGCCGCGCCGAAGGCGGCCGAGGTGGCGGCGGCGGGGGTGACCCCGCGCTGGCACTTCATCGGTCAACTGCAACGTAACAAGGCCCGTTCGGTGGTCCGCTACGCCGACGTGGTGCATTCCGTGGACAGCGTCCGGCTGGCCCGCGCGCTGGCCACCGCCGCCGAATCCGGCCGGGACCGTCCGCTGGAGGCGTTGGTGCAGGTCAGCATCGACGGTGACCCCGATCGGGGTGGCGCCCTGCCGGGCTCCGCCGACCCCGACCGGGGGCTCGACCCGGTGGCCGGGGCGCTGGCCGGGGCGGGGGCGCTGCGGCTGGCCGGATTGATGGCGGTGGCGCCGCTGGGCTGGGAACCCGAGCGGGCCTTCGCCCGGTTGGCCGAGGTGGCGGCGGCGTTCCGGGCCCGTCATCCGGCGGCCACCGTGCTCTCCGCCGGGATGAGCGGTGACCTGGAGGTGGCGATCGGGTACGGGGCGACACATGTCCGCGTCGGCAGCGCGTTGCTCGGAATGCGTTCCACGCTGCGGTAG
- a CDS encoding RluA family pseudouridine synthase: MTSTFAAGGDHRSLPVPDGLDGMRLDQAVSRLFGLSRTAAAALVDAGDALVDGAARQNSHKVKAGSWLEVTLPAPVAPPTVVPQAVPGLTVVYADDDIVVVDKPVGVAAHPSPGWTGPTVIGGLAAIGHRISTSGAAERQGVVHRLDVGTTGIMAVAKSEQAYTALKRAFKYREVEKRYHAVVQGHPDPSRGTIDAPIDRHPHHDYRWAVVSDGKPSITHYDTIEAFPAASLLDVRLETGRTHQIRVHFSTLRHPCVGDLTYGADPTLSARLELRRQWLHARSLTFAHPRTGDDVTFVSEYPDDLARALTILRD; this comes from the coding sequence ATGACCTCCACCTTCGCCGCGGGCGGCGACCACCGTTCGCTGCCCGTCCCGGACGGCCTCGACGGGATGCGGCTGGACCAGGCGGTGTCCCGGCTCTTCGGCCTGTCCCGCACCGCCGCCGCCGCGCTCGTCGACGCCGGTGACGCGCTCGTCGACGGCGCGGCCCGGCAGAACTCGCACAAGGTCAAGGCCGGTTCCTGGCTGGAGGTGACGCTGCCCGCCCCGGTCGCCCCGCCGACCGTGGTGCCGCAGGCGGTCCCCGGGCTGACCGTGGTCTACGCCGACGACGACATCGTGGTGGTCGACAAGCCGGTCGGGGTGGCGGCCCATCCCAGCCCCGGCTGGACCGGCCCGACCGTGATCGGTGGCCTCGCCGCGATCGGCCACCGGATCTCCACCAGCGGGGCCGCCGAGCGGCAGGGCGTGGTGCACCGGTTGGACGTGGGCACCACCGGGATCATGGCGGTGGCCAAGAGCGAGCAGGCGTACACCGCGCTGAAGCGGGCGTTCAAGTACCGCGAGGTGGAGAAGCGTTACCACGCGGTGGTCCAGGGGCACCCCGACCCGTCGCGCGGCACCATCGACGCCCCGATCGACAGGCACCCGCACCACGACTACCGCTGGGCGGTGGTCTCCGACGGCAAGCCGAGCATCACCCACTACGACACGATCGAGGCGTTCCCGGCGGCCAGCCTGCTCGACGTCCGGCTGGAGACGGGGCGTACCCACCAGATCCGGGTGCACTTCTCGACCCTGCGGCACCCGTGCGTCGGCGATCTCACCTACGGCGCCGACCCGACCCTGTCGGCCCGGCTCGAACTGCGCCGACAGTGGCTGCACGCCCGGTCGTTGACCTTCGCGCACCCGCGTACCGGCGACGATGTCACCTTCGTCAGCGAATACCCGGACGACCTGGCCCGCGCGCTGACGATCCTGCGCGACTGA
- a CDS encoding DivIVA domain-containing protein, which translates to MPLTPADVHNVAFKKPPIGKRGYDEEEVDAFLDEVERELARLIEENNELRAQVERGGRGGAPAGPGGDARLAAELNDVKAQLDRVQRDKAAAEQAARAMQAELEQVRTTGGPAVGGDGEQQALRVLMMAQRTADDHVSDARREADQLLSEARSKAEEVTREARAKADALERDARQRHQEAMGGLDAKRTALQKHIEELKQFEREYRTRLKAYLESQLRDLDGRGQGLEAEMTRTEGTRAVGGNGLAAASLAGSYGGSRSGALEAGR; encoded by the coding sequence ATGCCGCTGACACCGGCCGACGTGCACAACGTCGCCTTCAAAAAGCCGCCGATCGGCAAGCGGGGGTACGACGAGGAGGAGGTCGACGCCTTCCTGGACGAGGTCGAGCGTGAGCTTGCCCGTCTGATCGAGGAGAACAACGAGCTGCGCGCCCAGGTGGAGCGCGGCGGTCGTGGCGGGGCCCCTGCCGGCCCCGGTGGCGACGCCCGGCTCGCCGCCGAGCTCAACGACGTCAAGGCCCAGCTCGACCGGGTGCAGCGCGACAAGGCCGCCGCCGAGCAGGCCGCCCGCGCGATGCAGGCAGAGCTGGAGCAGGTCCGCACCACCGGTGGCCCGGCCGTCGGTGGCGACGGCGAGCAGCAGGCGCTGCGGGTGCTCATGATGGCCCAGCGCACCGCCGACGACCACGTCTCCGACGCCCGTCGCGAGGCCGACCAGCTGCTCTCCGAGGCCCGTTCCAAGGCCGAGGAGGTCACCCGGGAGGCGCGGGCCAAGGCCGACGCGCTGGAGCGCGACGCCCGCCAGCGGCACCAGGAGGCCATGGGCGGCCTGGACGCCAAGCGGACCGCACTGCAGAAGCACATCGAGGAGCTCAAGCAGTTCGAGCGCGAGTACCGCACCCGGCTCAAGGCCTACCTGGAGAGCCAGCTGCGCGACCTCGACGGTCGGGGTCAGGGCCTGGAGGCCGAGATGACCCGCACCGAGGGCACCCGTGCCGTCGGTGGCAACGGGCTCGCCGCGGCGAGCCTCGCCGGCTCGTACGGTGGCAGTCGTTCCGGCGCCCTCGAAGCCGGCCGCTGA
- a CDS encoding potassium/proton antiporter → MTPGLDLALLLGAAVLLVAVGAVRFSTRLGVPSLLVYLALGVAIGEAGLGIRFDDAELTRVLGFCALIVIIAEGGLTARWSTLRPVLGLAGALSTVGVLVSIVVVGLVVHLLLGLDWRLALLYGAVLSSTDAAAVFATLRRLRLPPRLVATLEAESGMNDAPVVILVVLLSRSGPIEHPWWFEVFLVGYELGVGAAVGLAAGLAGRFTLRRAALPSSGLYPIAAVGFTVLAYAAGAVLHASGFLAVYVAGVLLGNARLPHRQAILGFADGLAWLAQIGLFVLLGLLATPERLHTALLPAVVTGLALLLLARPLSVLVSALPFRVPLREQVFLSWAGLRGAVPIVLATIPLSARVPGADRLFDAVFVLVVIFTVLQAGTLASAARRLRVTAPAELAEIRVETAPLERMRADLLQLEVPAGSRLAGVHVDELRLPVGASVTLVLRDGVGFVPAAGTRLKTGDSLLIVATAGVRDEAERRLRAVSRRGRLARWFGEYGEDRDG, encoded by the coding sequence GTGACGCCGGGGTTGGATCTGGCGCTGCTCCTCGGCGCGGCCGTGTTGCTGGTGGCGGTCGGTGCGGTGCGGTTCTCCACCCGGCTGGGCGTGCCGAGCCTCCTGGTCTATCTGGCGCTCGGGGTGGCGATCGGCGAGGCCGGGTTGGGCATCCGGTTCGACGACGCCGAACTGACCCGGGTGCTCGGCTTCTGCGCGCTGATCGTGATCATCGCGGAGGGTGGGCTCACCGCCCGGTGGAGCACCCTGCGCCCGGTGCTCGGGTTGGCCGGCGCGTTGTCCACGGTCGGCGTGCTGGTCAGCATCGTCGTCGTCGGTCTGGTGGTGCACCTGCTGCTCGGGCTGGACTGGCGACTGGCGCTGCTCTACGGCGCGGTGCTCTCCTCCACCGACGCGGCGGCGGTCTTCGCCACCCTGCGCCGGCTGCGGCTGCCGCCCCGGCTGGTGGCCACCCTGGAGGCCGAGTCGGGCATGAACGACGCCCCGGTGGTGATCCTGGTGGTGCTGCTGTCCCGTAGCGGCCCGATCGAGCACCCGTGGTGGTTCGAGGTCTTCCTGGTCGGCTACGAGCTGGGGGTGGGTGCCGCGGTGGGGCTGGCCGCCGGGCTGGCCGGCCGGTTCACGTTGCGGCGGGCTGCGCTGCCGTCGTCCGGGCTGTATCCGATCGCCGCCGTCGGGTTCACCGTGCTGGCGTACGCCGCCGGAGCGGTGCTGCACGCCTCCGGGTTCCTCGCCGTCTACGTGGCAGGGGTGCTGCTCGGCAACGCCCGGCTGCCGCACCGACAGGCGATCCTGGGGTTCGCCGACGGGTTGGCCTGGCTGGCCCAGATCGGGCTGTTCGTGCTGCTCGGTCTGCTGGCCACGCCGGAGCGGTTGCACACCGCGCTGCTGCCGGCGGTGGTGACCGGCCTGGCCCTGCTGTTGCTGGCCCGGCCGCTGTCGGTGCTGGTCTCCGCGTTGCCGTTCCGGGTCCCCCTGCGCGAGCAGGTCTTCCTGTCCTGGGCCGGGCTGCGTGGTGCGGTGCCGATCGTGCTGGCCACCATCCCGCTGTCGGCCCGGGTGCCCGGGGCGGACCGGCTGTTCGACGCGGTCTTCGTGCTGGTGGTGATCTTCACGGTGCTCCAGGCGGGGACGCTCGCGTCGGCCGCCCGCCGGCTGCGGGTGACCGCCCCGGCGGAGTTGGCGGAGATCCGGGTGGAGACCGCCCCGTTGGAGCGGATGCGGGCGGACCTGCTCCAGTTGGAGGTGCCGGCGGGCTCCCGGTTGGCCGGGGTGCACGTCGACGAGTTGCGGCTGCCGGTGGGGGCCTCGGTGACCCTGGTGCTGCGCGACGGGGTGGGCTTCGTGCCTGCTGCGGGCACCCGGCTCAAGACCGGGGACAGCTTGTTGATCGTGGCGACCGCCGGAGTGCGGGACGAGGCGGAGCGCCGGCTGCGGGCGGTCAGCCGGCGGGGCCGGCTGGCGAGGTGGTTCGGCGAGTACGGCGAGGATCGGGACGGTTGA
- a CDS encoding MinD/ParA family ATP-binding protein, with amino-acid sequence MDGTETGWGRSAEPAPRWRALFERARLGGRAAEQAEPDRRSEDAARESLAGRAPGGGWSGRGSAAVPPPADPAYGADPGYGAGPGFGADPAYGADPGFGADPGYRAGASYRVEPAYRADPGYPADPSYPADPNYSADPGYPATPGYSADPGYRADPGYPVDPGYRAAPGYAADPGYPSEPAHPPEPPVVPSRYALLDRGYRPEPPPESRYALLDNGYRAPGYAPPEPGYQPPQPAYPEPGYPAEPAYQPEQPAYPPAVVADRGYPARVEPARVEPARIEWRQQGPQDEQERAAGILRRDLGTPRVLAFANPKGGVHKTTATVLAAATVGSVRGRGVLAWDDNELRGTLGLRAGSARHARTIRHLISDLAHIEIRDGAELLESLDDYLRHASDGSYDVLAGEESPRFAQRLDQFTVKRVLELLRRTHDVVCVDTGNNVESPNWRTVMHAADQLVVTTVPREDAAFSADWMLDLLHEEGMGELADNAITLISCPTPGRSTLQDDLERHFATRTRAVAVVPYDPVLETGSSIEYHQLQAETRAAWLRAASVMLEPFAR; translated from the coding sequence TTGGACGGCACCGAGACCGGCTGGGGCCGGTCGGCCGAACCGGCACCGCGATGGCGGGCGCTCTTCGAGCGCGCCCGCCTCGGCGGACGGGCCGCCGAACAGGCGGAACCGGACCGCCGCAGCGAGGACGCGGCCCGCGAGTCGCTGGCCGGCCGTGCGCCCGGTGGCGGCTGGTCCGGACGGGGATCGGCCGCCGTGCCCCCGCCCGCCGACCCGGCCTACGGTGCCGATCCGGGCTACGGTGCCGGCCCGGGTTTCGGTGCCGACCCGGCCTACGGTGCAGATCCGGGCTTCGGTGCCGACCCGGGTTACCGTGCCGGGGCCAGCTACCGGGTCGAGCCGGCGTACCGGGCCGACCCCGGTTACCCGGCGGATCCCAGCTATCCGGCGGACCCCAACTATTCAGCCGATCCCGGTTACCCCGCGACTCCCGGCTACTCAGCCGATCCCGGTTACCGCGCCGATCCCGGCTATCCGGTCGACCCCGGTTACCGGGCGGCCCCCGGGTACGCGGCCGACCCCGGGTACCCGTCGGAGCCGGCCCACCCGCCGGAGCCACCTGTCGTCCCGTCCCGCTACGCGCTGCTGGACCGCGGCTACCGGCCCGAGCCACCCCCCGAGTCCCGGTACGCGTTGCTGGACAACGGCTACCGTGCGCCGGGCTACGCGCCGCCGGAACCGGGGTACCAGCCGCCCCAACCGGCGTACCCCGAGCCCGGTTACCCGGCCGAGCCGGCGTACCAGCCGGAGCAGCCGGCCTACCCGCCCGCGGTGGTCGCCGACCGGGGCTATCCGGCTCGCGTGGAGCCGGCCCGGGTCGAGCCCGCCCGCATCGAGTGGCGTCAGCAGGGTCCGCAGGACGAGCAGGAGCGGGCCGCCGGGATCCTCCGCCGCGATCTGGGCACCCCCCGGGTGCTCGCCTTCGCCAACCCCAAGGGCGGCGTGCACAAGACCACCGCCACGGTGCTCGCCGCCGCCACCGTCGGCAGCGTCCGGGGTCGGGGCGTGCTCGCCTGGGACGACAACGAGCTGCGCGGCACCCTCGGCCTACGCGCCGGCAGCGCCCGGCACGCCCGGACGATCCGGCACCTGATCAGCGACCTGGCGCACATCGAGATCCGGGACGGCGCCGAGCTGCTGGAGTCCCTCGACGACTACCTGCGGCACGCCTCCGACGGCTCGTACGACGTGCTGGCCGGGGAGGAGAGCCCCCGGTTCGCCCAACGCCTCGACCAGTTCACCGTCAAGCGGGTGCTGGAGCTGCTGCGGCGTACCCACGACGTGGTCTGCGTGGACACCGGCAACAACGTGGAGAGCCCCAACTGGCGCACCGTCATGCACGCCGCCGACCAGCTCGTGGTGACCACCGTGCCGCGCGAGGACGCCGCGTTCAGCGCCGACTGGATGCTCGACCTGCTGCACGAGGAGGGGATGGGCGAGCTGGCCGACAACGCGATCACCCTGATCTCCTGCCCCACCCCGGGCCGGTCGACCCTCCAGGACGACCTGGAGCGGCACTTCGCCACCCGGACCCGGGCCGTCGCGGTGGTGCCGTACGACCCGGTGCTGGAGACCGGGTCGTCGATCGAGTACCACCAGCTCCAGGCGGAGACCCGGGCCGCCTGGCTGCGGGCCGCCTCGGTGATGCTGGAGCCGTTCGCCCGCTGA
- the ftsZ gene encoding cell division protein FtsZ has translation MTPPHNYLAVIKVVGIGGGGVNAVNRMIEVGLKGVEFIAINTDAQALLMSDADVKLDVGRELTRGLGAGANPDVGKNAAEDHRDEIEEVLKGADMVFVTCGEGGGTGTGGAPVVANIARKLGALTIGVVTRPFSFEGKRRQVQAESGIDELRNQCDTLIVIPNDRLLALGDRGISMMDAFRTADQVLLSGVQGITDLITTPGLINLDFADVKSVMSGAGSALMGIGSARGENRAVEAAEAAISSPLLEQSMDGARGVLLSIAGGSDLGLFEINDAAQLVTDAAHPDANIIFGAVIDDALGDEVRVTVIAAGFDGGTPAYKAVESPRKSNQNQPTTQTPTVSAPATMPPPQQSPRRVLFDDVDVPDFLKNGS, from the coding sequence ATGACACCTCCGCACAACTACCTGGCGGTCATCAAGGTCGTCGGCATCGGCGGCGGCGGCGTCAACGCCGTCAACCGGATGATCGAGGTTGGGCTCAAGGGCGTCGAGTTCATCGCGATCAACACCGACGCGCAGGCGCTGTTGATGAGTGACGCCGACGTCAAGCTCGACGTCGGTCGGGAGCTGACCCGGGGGCTCGGCGCGGGTGCCAACCCGGACGTCGGCAAGAACGCCGCCGAGGACCACCGCGACGAGATCGAGGAGGTGCTCAAGGGCGCCGACATGGTCTTCGTCACCTGCGGCGAGGGCGGCGGCACCGGCACCGGCGGGGCGCCGGTGGTGGCCAACATCGCCCGTAAGCTCGGTGCGCTGACCATCGGCGTGGTGACCCGGCCGTTCTCCTTCGAGGGAAAGCGCCGCCAGGTGCAGGCCGAGTCGGGGATAGACGAACTGCGCAACCAGTGCGACACCCTGATCGTCATCCCGAACGACCGGCTGCTGGCCCTGGGCGACCGCGGGATCAGCATGATGGATGCCTTCCGCACCGCCGACCAGGTGCTGCTCTCCGGTGTCCAGGGCATCACCGACCTGATCACCACCCCGGGCCTGATCAACCTGGACTTCGCCGACGTCAAGAGCGTGATGAGTGGGGCGGGCAGCGCGCTGATGGGCATCGGCAGCGCCCGGGGCGAGAACCGGGCGGTCGAGGCGGCCGAGGCGGCCATCTCCAGCCCGCTGCTGGAGCAGAGCATGGACGGCGCGCGGGGCGTGCTGCTCTCCATCGCCGGTGGCTCCGACCTGGGCCTTTTCGAGATCAACGATGCGGCGCAGCTGGTCACCGACGCGGCCCACCCGGACGCCAACATCATCTTCGGTGCGGTCATCGACGACGCGCTCGGCGACGAGGTGCGGGTCACCGTGATCGCCGCCGGCTTCGACGGCGGCACGCCCGCGTACAAGGCGGTCGAGTCGCCGCGCAAGAGCAACCAGAACCAGCCGACGACGCAGACCCCGACGGTCTCCGCGCCGGCCACCATGCCGCCGCCGCAGCAGTCGCCGCGCCGGGTGCTCTTCGACGACGTCGATGTGCCCGACTTCCTCAAGAACGGCTCCTGA
- a CDS encoding TraR/DksA family transcriptional regulator: MAKPADTRTAGRKPAAKATPKATRSAAETEKIRAALAARRDELRAEYDQTLSEITELQRDRLTDSAGDDQADTGTKTFEREQEISLANSIRERITQVERALERLDEGGYGWCERCGNPIPVERLAAFPSATLCVTCKQLAERR, encoded by the coding sequence ATGGCGAAGCCAGCCGACACCAGGACCGCCGGTCGTAAACCAGCGGCGAAGGCCACTCCGAAGGCGACCCGCAGCGCGGCGGAGACCGAGAAGATCCGGGCGGCCCTGGCGGCCCGACGGGACGAGCTGCGTGCCGAGTACGATCAGACGCTGAGCGAGATCACCGAGCTGCAGCGCGACCGGTTGACCGACTCGGCCGGGGACGACCAGGCCGACACCGGCACCAAGACGTTCGAGCGCGAGCAGGAGATCTCCCTCGCCAACAGCATCCGGGAACGGATCACCCAGGTCGAGCGCGCTCTGGAGCGGCTCGACGAGGGCGGCTACGGATGGTGCGAGCGGTGCGGGAACCCGATCCCGGTGGAGCGGCTCGCCGCCTTCCCGTCGGCGACCCTCTGCGTGACCTGCAAGCAGCTGGCGGAGCGGCGCTGA
- a CDS encoding cell division protein FtsQ/DivIB: protein MSPGPARGRTAGADGGSRRGPVRRWQLVRAGSDAVPPSTRRFMARARQRRMRAALPWAVLAGVLVLAGLVAWAVLGSGLFGVREVRVEGARLVTPVEVRDAAAVPDGAPLARVDLAATARRIGGLAPVERATVRRDWPGTLVVTVVERTGVAVVPRDDRFVVLDRSGVVFRTLARPPEGLPVVRLATPGPDDPGTRAALQVLAVLTPQLRTLLVEVTVEGLARIGLTLRDGRTVVWGDATRGEDKARVATALLGRKADTIDVSAPDVVTLR from the coding sequence ATGAGTCCGGGGCCGGCGCGGGGTCGTACCGCAGGCGCGGACGGCGGCTCCCGACGTGGCCCGGTACGGCGCTGGCAGCTCGTCCGGGCGGGCAGCGACGCGGTGCCGCCGTCCACCCGGCGGTTCATGGCCCGGGCCCGGCAGCGGCGGATGCGCGCTGCCCTGCCCTGGGCGGTGCTGGCCGGGGTGCTGGTCCTCGCCGGCCTGGTGGCCTGGGCGGTGCTCGGCTCCGGCCTGTTCGGGGTGCGCGAGGTCCGGGTGGAGGGGGCCAGACTGGTCACCCCGGTCGAGGTACGCGACGCGGCGGCGGTGCCGGACGGGGCGCCGCTGGCCCGGGTGGACCTGGCCGCGACGGCCCGGCGGATCGGTGGCCTGGCCCCCGTGGAGCGGGCCACGGTCCGCCGGGACTGGCCGGGCACGTTGGTGGTGACCGTGGTGGAGCGGACCGGGGTGGCGGTGGTGCCCCGCGACGACCGGTTCGTGGTGCTCGACCGGAGCGGGGTGGTGTTCCGGACGCTGGCCCGTCCCCCGGAGGGTCTGCCGGTGGTGCGGCTGGCCACCCCGGGGCCGGACGATCCGGGCACCCGGGCGGCGTTGCAGGTGCTGGCCGTGCTGACCCCGCAGTTGCGGACCCTCCTGGTCGAGGTGACCGTCGAGGGGCTGGCCCGGATCGGGCTGACCCTGCGCGACGGACGGACGGTGGTGTGGGGCGACGCCACCCGGGGCGAGGACAAGGCTCGGGTGGCGACGGCGCTGCTCGGTCGCAAGGCCGACACGATCGACGTGAGCGCGCCGGACGTGGTCACCCTCAGATGA
- a CDS encoding cell division protein SepF, which translates to MGALRKAGVWLGLVEEDDERGYDEGYDKPGYRESRYRSSRYSEEFADDDEDDAEEPPAPRPRLGDRGRLADRSSRTVEADRADDERAERSDRAERAERSDRAERASVRSITRSGGSETSGALSYHTRDNLALAPQASPRERPVVAEEEQRYQITTLHPTTYREARTIGEHFRDGVPVIINLTEMDEADARRLVDFAAGLAFGLRGTIERVTNRVFLLSPANVQVTAEDKAKIAEGGFFSLS; encoded by the coding sequence ATGGGTGCACTGCGCAAGGCGGGGGTCTGGCTCGGGCTCGTCGAGGAAGACGACGAGCGCGGCTACGACGAGGGCTACGACAAGCCCGGCTACCGCGAGTCGCGGTACCGGTCGAGCCGGTACTCCGAGGAGTTCGCCGACGACGACGAGGACGACGCGGAGGAGCCGCCGGCGCCGCGTCCGCGCCTGGGTGACCGGGGCCGGCTGGCCGACCGGTCGAGTCGGACGGTGGAGGCCGACCGCGCCGACGACGAGCGGGCCGAGCGGTCGGACCGGGCTGAGCGGGCCGAGCGGTCGGACCGGGCCGAGCGGGCGAGCGTCCGGTCGATCACCCGGTCCGGTGGGTCGGAGACCTCGGGCGCGTTGAGCTACCACACCCGGGACAATCTCGCCCTGGCGCCGCAGGCGTCGCCCCGCGAGCGGCCGGTCGTGGCCGAGGAGGAGCAGCGCTACCAGATCACCACGCTGCACCCGACCACCTACCGGGAGGCGCGGACCATCGGCGAGCACTTCCGCGACGGCGTCCCGGTGATCATCAACCTCACCGAGATGGACGAGGCCGACGCCCGCCGTCTGGTGGACTTCGCCGCCGGGCTCGCGTTCGGGCTGCGCGGTACGATCGAGCGCGTGACCAACCGGGTGTTCCTGCTCTCACCGGCCAACGTCCAGGTCACCGCCGAGGACAAGGCCAAGATCGCTGAGGGCGGCTTCTTCTCCCTGAGCTAA